From the Bacillus tuaregi genome, one window contains:
- the cpaB gene encoding Flp pilus assembly protein CpaB has translation MNTKKIWLLAILFGLLMSFTFFILTSNKGNTNGVDENAEQTEQVEEMEKEKDTQITPLEIRAGKRAISIAVEEEQGVSGFIRPGSFVDIVVVNNLTDQDMVSNILLENIRVLAVGNTVTVTEEEEQEPYRLVTLEVSPLDGANLALEKERGTVTLMLRGVSEDVPAINDIPKKQ, from the coding sequence GTGAATACAAAAAAAATATGGCTATTAGCCATTCTCTTTGGCTTATTGATGTCCTTCACTTTTTTCATATTGACATCAAATAAGGGTAATACTAATGGTGTGGATGAAAATGCGGAACAAACCGAACAAGTCGAAGAAATGGAGAAAGAAAAAGATACACAGATAACCCCATTGGAGATTCGTGCAGGGAAAAGGGCGATATCCATTGCCGTTGAGGAAGAACAGGGTGTTTCCGGTTTTATTAGACCTGGCTCATTTGTTGATATTGTAGTGGTAAATAATCTAACGGATCAAGACATGGTATCAAACATCTTATTAGAAAATATTAGAGTGTTAGCAGTTGGCAATACGGTTACTGTTACAGAGGAAGAAGAACAAGAGCCATATCGTTTGGTTACGTTAGAAGTAAGTCCGTTAGATGGAGCAAACCTTGCTCTCGAAAAGGAGAGGGGAACCGTTACACTTATGCTGAGAGGCGTGAGTGAAGATGTACCAGCGATTAACGACATTCCTAAGAAACAATAA